The following is a genomic window from Clostridium sp..
TCCATAAGTCTCACCGGGCAGTTTGCTGCTGTGGACGAGATCCTGACCGGACGGGAAAATCTTATCATGATTGCCAAACTGAGGCATCTCAAAAATCCGCATCAGGTGGCGGAAGATTTATTAAGCCGTTTCGGACTGGACGATGCTGCCGACCGCAGGGTTTCCGCCTATTCGGGTGGAATGCGCCGCAGGCTCGACATCGCCATGAGCCTGATTGGAAAACCGCAGCTTATTTTTCTAGATGAGCCCACTACCGGGCTTGACCCCGAGGCACGCATCGAGGTCTGGAACATTGTCAAAGAACTTGCCAAGAGCGGAACAACGGTGCTCCTGACCACGCAGTATTTGGAGGAAGCCGAGCAGCTTGCGGATCAAATAGCCATTTTGCATGAGGGCAGGATTATCGTGAGCGGCACGCTGGCGGAACTTAAAAAACTGTTCCCGCCTGCCAGGGTGGAGTACATTGAAAAACAGCCGGGCCTGGAGGAAATATTCCTTGCAATTGTCGGCAAGAAGGAGGAAAAATAAATGGAAACAATAAAGAGACACTTTTTCAGCGACACGGGTGTGATGCTGGAACGTTCCATGCGCCATATTACCCGCAGCATGGACACCATCATCACGGTAACCATCATGCCGATTGCGATGATGCTGTTGTTCGTCTATGTGTTAGGTGGTGCCATACAAACCAGTACAGATAACTATGTGAACTATCTTCTGCCGGGCATTCTGATGATGGCGATCGCCAGCGGTATATCATATACGGCTTTCCGTCTGTTTATGGATATGCAGAGCGGCATCTTCGAAAGGTTCCACTCCATGCCTGTTGCACCTTCGGCTGCACTGTGGGGGCATGTGCTGACCTCACTGGTATCCAATGCGATTTCGGTTGTCGTCATCATTCTCGTGGCACTGATTATGGGATTTCGCTCATCGGCAGGAGTATTGTCGTGGCTTGCCGTGGCTGGTATACTTGCACTTGTTACACTGGCCTTGACCTGGATCGCGGTAATTCCCGGACTGACTGCAAAATCG
Proteins encoded in this region:
- a CDS encoding ABC transporter ATP-binding protein, with the protein product MEKAIQVKELKKSYKQLQVLKGVDFEVEKGSIFALLGSNGAGKTTIVKILTTLLKPDGGTAAVNGFDVVKEPDYVRQSISLTGQFAAVDEILTGRENLIMIAKLRHLKNPHQVAEDLLSRFGLDDAADRRVSAYSGGMRRRLDIAMSLIGKPQLIFLDEPTTGLDPEARIEVWNIVKELAKSGTTVLLTTQYLEEAEQLADQIAILHEGRIIVSGTLAELKKLFPPARVEYIEKQPGLEEIFLAIVGKKEEK
- a CDS encoding ABC transporter permease codes for the protein METIKRHFFSDTGVMLERSMRHITRSMDTIITVTIMPIAMMLLFVYVLGGAIQTSTDNYVNYLLPGILMMAIASGISYTAFRLFMDMQSGIFERFHSMPVAPSAALWGHVLTSLVSNAISVVVIILVALIMGFRSSAGVLSWLAVAGILALVTLALTWIAVIPGLTAKSVDGASAFSYPLIFLPFISSAFVPTESMPGPVRAFAENQPVTFIVDAIRSLLAGQSVGNDIWAALAWCLGILVVAYLFAIRIYKRKAA